From a single Rodentibacter sp. JRC1 genomic region:
- a CDS encoding alpha/beta fold hydrolase, translating into MSNSQLLNYQFHQTKQAINQSTLVFIHGLFGDMNNLGVIARAFSDNYSILRVDLRNHGQSFHSESMDYDLMAKDVFALIQHLRLEKVILIGHSMGGKTSMKLTSLYPELVEKLIVIDIAPVAYGNEGHQDVFKGLFSVKNAAPQSRQEAKPILEQKIQDPAVVQFMLKSFDPNSPEFFRFNLTALFNNYPHLMDWQFVQTDTPTLFIKGGDSSYIKVEDTPSILKQFPNATSFTVNGCGHWVHAEKPEFVIRAINRFLNKN; encoded by the coding sequence ATGTCTAATTCCCAATTATTAAACTATCAATTTCACCAAACAAAACAAGCAATTAATCAATCCACTCTGGTTTTTATTCATGGTTTATTCGGCGATATGAATAACCTTGGCGTTATCGCACGTGCCTTTAGTGATAATTATTCTATCTTGCGGGTTGATTTGCGCAACCACGGACAAAGTTTTCATTCGGAATCAATGGATTACGATTTAATGGCAAAAGATGTATTCGCCCTTATTCAACATCTTAGGTTAGAAAAAGTGATTCTGATCGGGCATTCTATGGGTGGAAAAACGTCAATGAAATTGACCTCACTTTATCCCGAACTCGTTGAAAAATTAATTGTGATTGATATTGCCCCTGTTGCTTACGGAAACGAAGGACATCAAGATGTATTTAAAGGGCTATTTTCTGTCAAGAATGCTGCCCCACAAAGCCGTCAAGAAGCCAAACCGATTTTAGAACAAAAAATCCAAGATCCTGCGGTGGTACAATTTATGCTGAAATCTTTTGATCCGAATTCACCTGAATTTTTCCGCTTCAATTTGACCGCACTTTTCAACAATTACCCACATTTGATGGACTGGCAATTCGTTCAGACCGATACACCGACATTGTTCATAAAAGGGGGAGATTCGTCTTACATCAAAGTGGAGGATACCCCCAGTATTTTAAAACAATTTCCGAATGCTACCTCATTTACGGTGAATGGTTGTGGGCATTGGGTTCATGCAGAGAAACCCGAGTTTGTCATTCGGGCAATCAATCGGTTTTTAAATAAGAATTAA
- the seqA gene encoding replication initiation negative regulator SeqA, which produces MKIIEVDEELYQYIAKQTQSIGESASDILRRLLNLPANSSSTLDFVSFDDTRKKSAVKSDDVSVEEINSNKASQSHIEVVEPAAPKVVKKQSNEAINQISDKVRALLNSVEFREESKAVVRFLAILRVLYRTDPESFAQATESLQGRTRVYFARDEATLLMAGNHTKPKQIPDTPYWVITNTNSGRKMLMLEGAMQSMNLPESLIDEVRAYFVSN; this is translated from the coding sequence ATGAAGATAATAGAAGTGGATGAAGAATTGTATCAATACATTGCAAAGCAGACCCAATCTATTGGTGAAAGTGCCTCGGATATTCTTCGCCGTTTGCTTAATTTGCCTGCCAATTCGAGCAGCACCTTAGATTTCGTTTCTTTTGATGATACAAGGAAAAAAAGTGCGGTTAAATCTGATGATGTTTCTGTAGAGGAAATTAATTCAAATAAGGCATCTCAATCGCACATTGAAGTTGTAGAACCTGCCGCACCTAAAGTCGTGAAAAAACAATCGAATGAAGCTATTAATCAGATTTCGGATAAAGTTCGTGCTTTGTTAAATTCTGTCGAATTTAGAGAAGAGAGCAAAGCGGTAGTGCGTTTTTTAGCGATTTTACGTGTTCTTTATCGTACGGATCCGGAAAGTTTTGCCCAAGCGACAGAGTCTTTACAAGGACGTACCCGTGTTTACTTTGCCCGTGATGAAGCGACATTATTGATGGCAGGTAATCATACCAAGCCAAAACAAATTCCGGATACGCCTTATTGGGTGATTACCAATACAAACAGCGGACGTAAAATGCTGATGTTGGAAGGCGCAATGCAATCTATGAATTTGCCTGAAAGTTTGATTGACGAAGTGCGGGCATATTTTGTCAGCAACTAA
- the menE gene encoding o-succinylbenzoate--CoA ligase has protein sequence MSATKLFPWQVFANDPLYCGKIALRSSQGDLFTWADIAYKINQMAAFLQMRGITGGIISKSAVAFYGKNSESILFLYLAAIQCGVKILGLNPAFPEEKVNELCREYGIDLCLRDEDLAQAYSISPQNVFTQADFSQPATMTLTSGSSGMPKAVVHNVQSHLDNAVGVCRLMNFDSTQSWLFSLPLYHVSGQGIVWRWLTCGAELHFPQADFYASLLQSTHASLVPTQLQRLLDYLVQYPQMDFSTRHILLGGAHIPVELTQKVHQYGIASYSGYGMTEMASTVFAKKSDDFSGVGQPLLGREFRLVNDEIWLKGAGLALGYWKNNEIKPLTNEEGWLQTKDKGVWQNNELVIIGRLDNMFISGGENIQPEEIEKLLLQSGFVKQAFVLPKEDAEFGARPVAILEFHERFTESAVEKLRIFLQERLARFKLPVAYYALPQNLQQGAIKISRKVLAQWLAQQKYDK, from the coding sequence TTGTCAGCAACTAAACTATTTCCTTGGCAGGTTTTTGCCAATGATCCTCTGTATTGCGGAAAAATCGCATTGCGTTCATCGCAAGGCGATCTTTTTACGTGGGCTGATATCGCTTATAAGATCAATCAGATGGCGGCATTTTTGCAAATGCGTGGCATAACGGGTGGTATTATATCTAAAAGTGCGGTCGCTTTTTATGGTAAAAATTCAGAAAGCATTCTTTTTCTCTATTTGGCGGCGATTCAATGCGGTGTCAAGATTCTAGGTTTAAACCCGGCATTTCCTGAGGAAAAAGTGAATGAGCTATGCCGAGAATATGGCATTGATTTATGTTTGCGTGATGAAGATCTTGCACAGGCTTATTCTATTTCACCACAGAATGTTTTTACTCAGGCGGATTTTTCTCAACCTGCAACGATGACGCTTACCTCAGGTTCAAGCGGTATGCCGAAAGCTGTGGTGCATAATGTTCAATCTCATTTGGATAATGCTGTCGGTGTGTGTCGATTAATGAATTTTGATTCCACCCAATCTTGGTTATTTTCTCTGCCTTTGTATCACGTTTCAGGGCAAGGGATCGTGTGGCGCTGGCTGACCTGTGGAGCGGAATTGCATTTCCCACAAGCGGATTTTTATGCTTCATTATTACAATCTACCCACGCTTCGTTAGTGCCGACCCAATTACAGCGTTTACTTGATTATTTGGTGCAATATCCTCAAATGGATTTCAGTACGCGTCATATTTTATTGGGTGGCGCGCATATTCCGGTTGAACTGACTCAAAAGGTTCACCAATATGGGATTGCCTCGTACAGCGGTTATGGTATGACGGAAATGGCATCAACGGTTTTTGCGAAAAAATCCGATGATTTTTCGGGCGTGGGGCAACCGCTTTTGGGACGAGAGTTTCGACTGGTTAATGATGAAATCTGGCTTAAAGGTGCGGGGCTTGCTTTAGGGTATTGGAAAAATAATGAAATTAAACCGCTGACAAATGAGGAAGGTTGGTTGCAAACCAAAGATAAAGGTGTTTGGCAAAATAATGAATTGGTGATTATCGGACGTTTAGATAATATGTTTATTTCCGGTGGAGAAAATATTCAACCGGAAGAAATTGAAAAGCTACTCTTACAATCAGGCTTCGTGAAACAAGCCTTCGTATTACCGAAGGAAGACGCAGAATTTGGCGCAAGACCGGTCGCAATTCTTGAGTTTCACGAACGGTTCACGGAAAGTGCGGTCGAAAAGTTACGCATTTTTTTACAAGAACGTTTAGCCCGTTTTAAGCTACCCGTTGCCTATTATGCGTTGCCCCAAAATTTACAACAGGGTGCCATTAAAATTTCACGTAAGGTGTTGGCGCAATGGTTGGCGCAGCAAAAATATGACAAATAG
- the mscK gene encoding mechanosensitive channel MscK: MKLSRFLTALSASLIMGFALSYPAVAEQATSLPTEQSLNADLAIAQKMADGELKKTKIERLQGSLNLLQRIQTQQKNNNELDNALNSADAEIQKNTTELQRLKKSLEQVKSDDYKARSLDDLQETLDKLNAQQQETQIELTAANTLVAGQSSVSERAQTTLADNLKRSQELNQQLSDSALSSELQQQYQLELQLIDLKNNANQTLLKNSDQLSLLYQSRYDLLNMKQQLQQQQIAAIQEAINQKNLEQTQDKVEQAQQRQQSAVKNDYIQKALDFNAQLSQFLLQQTEKTNTLTQDELRMRNVLDNLTQTQRTLDEQISALQGTLVLSRIIQQQKQKLPTNLNIQGLSKEIADLRVQIFDITQRRNELYDLDAYIQKIETDEDQTFTAAEKTQLISLFTERRKMGSDLIKSLNNQLNLAISLELTQQQITQISDQIQSKLEQQSFWVKSTNPINLDWLKMLPMSLNEQVNSIVKHLGLPTNYDNLPSLLTYVFLLLLIGGAILKFKPKIKQRLAMINGEINTLRADTQWHTPLALILTGLLNLSGTLWFLAVCQLIGFFFFRNPQEFWDWSFRMAGYWWFFNVWFAIYRPNGIFVQHFGFAQSDAERFRGVIKRIIIAVILLLNTSVFSYALDNGLANDVLGELITIASLVFCLVIIAPRFNRALRAYEEHQLQRNNLIVKAIQILLQLTPIGFIILVVLGYYYTVLNLIQHIINSYIAWCIWFILRNVIYRGITVSSRRLAHRRLMEKRRQKAEEFNDGSPSDDVVVMNDQEEGLALNEVRNQLLRFADLFIWTALFAIFYFVWSDLVTVASYLRDITLWQQISVVDGANVSESITLFNLLVALVIVVITYVLVRNISGILEVMLFSRLKLSQGTPYTITTLLTYITVAIGSAWAFATLGMSWSKLQWLFAALSVGLGFGMQEIFANFVSGIILLFERPIRVGDTVTINGVSGTVAKIRIRAITLIDFDRKEVIVPNKSFVTGQVINWALSNTMTRLVVSVGVAYGSDLELVKKLLLQAANEQPTILKDPEPRAFFLTFGASTLDHELRVYVGQLSERTNTIDALNRRINELFAENNIDIAFNQLDVFIKNNDTGEEISFVEANSTKLAAK, translated from the coding sequence ATGAAATTATCCCGTTTTTTAACCGCACTTTCCGCAAGTCTTATTATGGGCTTTGCGTTATCTTATCCGGCTGTGGCGGAGCAGGCAACATCTTTGCCGACCGAGCAAAGTTTGAACGCTGATTTGGCGATTGCGCAGAAAATGGCTGATGGGGAGTTGAAAAAAACAAAGATTGAGCGGTTACAAGGCTCGCTTAATTTGTTGCAACGCATTCAAACTCAGCAAAAAAATAATAACGAATTAGATAATGCACTGAATAGTGCAGATGCGGAGATCCAAAAAAATACCACGGAATTACAGCGTCTGAAGAAATCATTAGAGCAAGTAAAGTCTGATGATTATAAGGCGCGTTCATTAGATGATTTACAAGAGACGCTTGATAAACTCAATGCTCAGCAGCAGGAAACACAAATTGAATTGACGGCAGCTAATACTTTAGTTGCCGGGCAGAGTTCCGTTTCAGAGCGTGCGCAAACTACATTGGCGGATAATTTAAAACGTAGCCAAGAGTTAAACCAACAACTTTCCGATAGCGCATTAAGTAGCGAATTGCAACAGCAATACCAGTTGGAATTGCAGCTTATTGATCTCAAAAATAACGCCAATCAAACGTTATTGAAAAACAGTGATCAGCTTTCTTTGCTTTATCAAAGTCGCTATGACTTGTTGAATATGAAACAGCAGCTTCAGCAACAGCAGATAGCGGCAATTCAGGAGGCGATTAATCAAAAGAATTTGGAACAAACCCAAGATAAGGTTGAACAAGCACAGCAACGACAACAAAGTGCGGTTAAAAATGACTACATTCAGAAAGCCTTGGATTTCAATGCCCAGCTAAGTCAGTTTTTGTTACAGCAAACAGAAAAAACAAATACGCTGACGCAAGATGAACTCAGAATGCGTAATGTGTTGGATAACTTAACTCAAACACAGCGTACTCTTGATGAACAAATTAGTGCTTTGCAAGGGACGTTAGTGCTTTCGCGTATTATTCAACAACAAAAACAAAAATTACCGACAAACTTAAATATTCAAGGGTTATCAAAGGAAATTGCCGATTTACGAGTACAAATTTTTGATATTACCCAGCGTCGTAATGAGTTATACGATCTTGACGCCTATATTCAAAAAATTGAAACGGACGAAGATCAAACCTTTACAGCGGCAGAAAAGACACAGTTGATAAGTTTGTTTACAGAACGCCGCAAAATGGGATCTGATCTTATTAAGTCACTAAATAATCAGTTAAATTTAGCGATTTCTTTAGAACTCACCCAACAGCAAATTACGCAGATTAGCGATCAAATTCAGTCAAAGTTAGAGCAACAAAGTTTCTGGGTAAAAAGTACTAACCCGATTAATTTAGACTGGCTGAAGATGTTGCCGATGTCATTAAATGAACAAGTTAATAGCATTGTAAAGCATTTAGGATTGCCGACTAATTATGATAATTTGCCATCGTTGCTCACTTATGTCTTTCTTCTATTGTTGATTGGTGGGGCGATTTTAAAATTCAAACCAAAAATTAAGCAACGCTTAGCAATGATTAACGGTGAAATAAATACCTTGCGTGCGGATACGCAGTGGCATACACCGTTGGCGTTAATATTAACCGGATTATTAAATTTATCCGGCACACTTTGGTTCTTAGCGGTTTGTCAATTGATCGGTTTTTTCTTCTTCCGTAACCCACAAGAATTTTGGGATTGGTCGTTCCGAATGGCAGGCTATTGGTGGTTCTTTAATGTGTGGTTTGCGATTTATCGTCCGAACGGCATTTTTGTACAACATTTCGGTTTCGCCCAATCGGATGCGGAAAGATTTCGCGGCGTAATAAAACGTATCATTATCGCAGTTATACTGTTATTAAATACCTCGGTATTTAGTTATGCGCTGGATAATGGTTTGGCGAATGATGTATTGGGTGAATTAATTACTATTGCTTCACTTGTTTTCTGCCTTGTAATTATTGCACCTCGTTTTAATCGTGCATTGCGTGCTTATGAAGAACATCAATTGCAACGCAATAATCTTATCGTAAAAGCGATTCAGATTTTGCTACAGCTTACACCAATCGGGTTTATCATCTTAGTAGTGTTGGGGTATTACTACACTGTATTAAATCTTATTCAGCATATCATCAATTCTTATATTGCTTGGTGCATTTGGTTTATTTTACGTAACGTGATTTACCGTGGAATTACGGTATCATCTCGCCGTTTGGCACATCGTCGCTTAATGGAAAAACGTCGTCAAAAAGCAGAAGAATTTAATGATGGTTCACCTTCAGATGATGTGGTTGTAATGAATGATCAAGAGGAAGGGTTAGCGTTAAATGAAGTGAGAAATCAATTATTACGTTTTGCTGATCTCTTTATCTGGACAGCATTGTTCGCTATTTTTTACTTTGTTTGGTCGGATCTTGTAACAGTAGCCAGTTATTTGCGTGATATCACATTATGGCAACAAATTTCTGTCGTTGATGGTGCGAATGTGTCGGAAAGTATTACGCTCTTTAATTTATTGGTCGCTTTGGTTATTGTCGTGATCACCTATGTATTGGTGCGCAATATTTCAGGAATTTTGGAAGTGATGCTTTTCTCGCGACTGAAATTATCGCAAGGAACACCTTACACTATTACTACATTATTAACCTATATTACCGTTGCCATTGGTAGTGCGTGGGCATTTGCAACATTGGGAATGTCTTGGTCGAAATTACAATGGCTATTCGCTGCACTTTCTGTCGGTCTTGGTTTCGGTATGCAAGAAATTTTCGCAAACTTTGTTTCCGGTATTATCTTGCTTTTTGAACGACCGATCCGAGTGGGAGATACGGTAACGATTAACGGCGTAAGCGGCACGGTTGCGAAAATTCGGATTCGTGCGATTACATTGATTGATTTTGATCGGAAAGAAGTGATTGTACCGAATAAATCCTTTGTTACGGGACAGGTGATCAACTGGGCGCTTTCAAATACGATGACCCGTTTAGTGGTGAGCGTTGGAGTTGCCTATGGTTCTGATTTGGAATTGGTGAAAAAATTATTACTCCAAGCCGCCAATGAACAGCCGACGATTTTAAAAGATCCTGAACCGAGAGCATTTTTCTTAACTTTCGGGGCAAGCACATTGGATCACGAATTGCGTGTCTACGTAGGACAGCTTTCTGAACGCACAAATACCATTGATGCACTCAATCGCCGGATTAACGAACTCTTTGCCGAAAATAATATTGATATTGCATTTAATCAACTTGATGTCTTTATTAAAAATAATGATACGGGTGAAGAAATTTCTTTCGTCGAGGCGAACAGCACAAAATTAGCCGCAAAATAA
- the aroC gene encoding chorismate synthase has translation MAGNTIGQLFRVTTFGESHGIALGCIVDGIPPNMALSEADIQPDLDRRKPGTSRYTTPRREADEVQILSGVFEGKTTGTSIGMIIKNGDQRSQDYGEIKDRFRPGHADFTYQQKYGIRDYRGGGRSSARETAMRVAAGAIAKKYLREQFGIEVRGFLSQIGEVKIAPQTVGKIDWEKVNSNPFFCPDESAVEKFDELIRELKKEGDSIGAKLTVIAENVPVGLGEPVFDRLDADLAHALMGINAVKGVEIGDGFEVVKQRGSQHRDEMTPTGFESNHAGGILGGISSGQPIVATIALKPTSSITIPGRSINLTGEPVEVVTKGRHDPCVGIRAVPIAEAMMAIVLLDHLLRFKAQCK, from the coding sequence ATGGCAGGCAACACAATTGGACAACTTTTCCGTGTGACTACCTTTGGTGAATCGCATGGCATCGCACTTGGTTGTATCGTAGACGGCATTCCGCCGAATATGGCACTGTCCGAAGCGGATATTCAACCTGATTTAGATCGCCGTAAACCGGGGACATCCCGTTACACCACGCCGCGCCGTGAAGCGGATGAAGTGCAAATTTTGTCCGGTGTTTTTGAAGGTAAAACCACCGGCACCAGTATTGGTATGATCATTAAAAACGGCGATCAACGCTCTCAAGATTATGGCGAAATTAAAGATCGCTTCCGCCCGGGGCACGCTGATTTTACCTATCAACAGAAATATGGGATTCGCGATTATCGTGGCGGCGGACGTTCTTCTGCGCGTGAAACCGCAATGCGTGTAGCGGCAGGAGCTATTGCGAAAAAATATTTGCGTGAACAGTTCGGCATTGAAGTGCGTGGTTTTTTAAGTCAAATCGGTGAGGTAAAAATTGCACCGCAGACAGTCGGAAAAATTGATTGGGAAAAAGTAAATAGCAACCCGTTTTTTTGTCCTGATGAAAGTGCGGTCGAAAAATTTGATGAATTAATTCGCGAGCTAAAAAAGGAAGGCGACTCCATTGGGGCGAAACTTACGGTGATTGCCGAAAACGTTCCCGTAGGGTTAGGCGAGCCGGTATTCGATCGTTTGGATGCGGATCTTGCGCACGCATTGATGGGAATTAATGCGGTGAAAGGTGTGGAAATCGGCGATGGTTTTGAAGTGGTGAAACAACGAGGGAGCCAACATCGTGATGAAATGACTCCAACGGGTTTTGAAAGCAATCACGCAGGCGGTATTTTGGGCGGTATTAGTTCAGGTCAACCGATTGTTGCAACAATCGCTTTGAAACCGACTTCCAGTATCACCATTCCGGGGCGTTCTATCAATTTAACGGGTGAACCGGTAGAAGTAGTCACTAAAGGCCGTCACGACCCTTGCGTAGGGATTCGCGCCGTACCTATTGCAGAAGCAATGATGGCGATTGTGTTATTGGATCATCTATTACGCTTTAAAGCTCAGTGCAAATAA
- the mepA gene encoding penicillin-insensitive murein endopeptidase encodes MEKFLLKTAVIFTALFSLNLQASPQDWQQIKRPIPSDDGKAKPIGSYSNGCIIGAQALPAKGEGYQVIRMNRNRYYGHPDMIRYLKRLGEKAKAAGLPTILVGDIAMPGGGRFLTGHASHQMGLDADIWLRMGAMSDKDALNSDGKGLLVVNRQAQRVDERVWNNHHATLIKLATADPNVTRIFVNPAIKLKLCQTAGNDRGWLHKIRPWFGHDSHFHVRLKCPADAAYCEDQAPIPAGDGCGDELYSWFEPKKTSAGANKPKVIPPEPFLCQQVLSSPNRHEWLE; translated from the coding sequence ATGGAAAAATTTTTACTGAAAACTGCGGTCATTTTTACCGCACTTTTTTCTTTAAATTTACAAGCATCTCCGCAAGATTGGCAACAAATTAAACGTCCTATTCCGAGTGATGACGGTAAAGCCAAACCCATCGGTAGTTATTCCAATGGCTGTATTATTGGCGCACAAGCCTTACCTGCAAAGGGAGAAGGTTATCAAGTGATTCGTATGAACCGTAATCGTTATTACGGACATCCGGATATGATTCGATACCTTAAACGTTTGGGGGAAAAAGCCAAGGCCGCAGGTTTACCGACAATACTTGTGGGCGATATCGCTATGCCGGGGGGCGGACGTTTTTTAACGGGGCACGCAAGTCATCAAATGGGCTTGGATGCGGATATTTGGTTGCGTATGGGGGCGATGTCGGATAAGGATGCCCTTAATTCTGATGGAAAAGGATTACTGGTTGTTAATCGCCAAGCACAACGGGTTGATGAGCGGGTATGGAATAACCACCATGCTACACTCATTAAGTTGGCGACAGCCGATCCGAATGTTACCCGTATTTTTGTGAATCCGGCAATTAAACTAAAACTTTGTCAAACAGCCGGTAATGATCGAGGATGGTTGCATAAAATCCGTCCTTGGTTTGGTCATGATTCGCACTTTCACGTACGTTTAAAATGCCCTGCAGATGCCGCATATTGCGAAGATCAAGCACCGATTCCCGCCGGAGACGGTTGTGGTGATGAACTTTATTCATGGTTTGAACCGAAAAAAACAAGTGCCGGAGCAAACAAACCTAAAGTTATTCCGCCTGAACCGTTTTTATGTCAACAGGTGCTAAGTTCACCGAATCGACACGAATGGTTAGAGTAA
- a CDS encoding TSUP family transporter, which produces MELGIDVLAVLFVVAFVAAFIDAIAGGGGLITIPALLMTGIPPAAALGTNKLQAMGGAFSASMYFLRKRAVNLREFWFILICVFLGSATGTIMIQLMDVSVFKKLLPWLILAIGLYFLFTPTLGESDRKQRLNYFVFGLIVSPFLGFYDGFFGPGTGSIMNLACVVLLGFNLAKATAHAKVMNFTSNLASFLFFLAGGQILWTVGIVMMLGSSVGATWGAKMVMTRGKTLIRPMVVMMSFTMTAKMAYDQGWFNF; this is translated from the coding sequence ATGGAATTAGGCATTGATGTTTTAGCGGTACTTTTCGTTGTGGCGTTTGTTGCCGCATTTATTGATGCGATTGCAGGTGGCGGTGGCTTAATTACCATTCCCGCCTTGTTGATGACAGGAATCCCCCCGGCCGCCGCTTTAGGCACAAACAAGTTACAAGCAATGGGCGGTGCATTTTCAGCCAGTATGTACTTTCTGCGTAAAAGAGCGGTCAATTTGCGGGAATTTTGGTTTATTCTCATCTGTGTTTTTTTAGGTTCTGCGACCGGCACAATAATGATTCAACTGATGGATGTCTCGGTTTTCAAAAAATTGTTGCCATGGTTGATTCTAGCTATCGGTCTGTATTTTTTATTTACCCCGACATTGGGGGAAAGTGATCGTAAACAACGTTTAAATTACTTTGTTTTTGGCTTAATAGTTAGTCCTTTTTTAGGTTTTTATGATGGATTTTTTGGACCGGGAACCGGCTCCATTATGAATTTGGCTTGTGTAGTGCTATTAGGCTTTAATTTGGCGAAAGCAACCGCACATGCCAAAGTGATGAACTTTACCTCAAACCTTGCTTCTTTTTTATTTTTCTTAGCCGGCGGACAAATCTTATGGACAGTAGGGATTGTGATGATGCTAGGTAGTTCTGTGGGGGCAACGTGGGGAGCTAAAATGGTGATGACAAGAGGCAAAACACTCATTCGTCCCATGGTTGTCATGATGTCATTCACTATGACCGCCAAAATGGCGTATGATCAAGGTTGGTTTAATTTTTAA
- the lpxM gene encoding lauroyl-Kdo(2)-lipid IV(A) myristoyltransferase (LpxM is lauroyl-Kdo(2)-lipid IV(A) myristoyltransferase, an enzyme characterized in Escherichia coli and involved in biosynthesis of the form of lipid A found in that species and some closely related species.) — translation MTDSQKNIRLTARVGYEPHFSWSYLKPQYWGIWVGILLLLLLAMIPFRLRDKIAGKLGKWIGRKALKQRKRAQTNLQLCFPNWTEQQREQVIDKMFTVVGQVMLGIGEIAVRSKKHLQKRSEFIGIEHIQKAKAEGYNIILMVPHGWAIDASGIILHTHGMPMTSMYNPHRNPLVDWLWTITRQRFGGKMHARQNGIKPFLNYVRKGEMGYYLPDEDFGAEQSVFVDFFSTYKATLPGLNKMAKLAKAVVIPMFPRYNAESGKYEMEIHPAMELSDDPEQSARAMNEEIESFVTPTPEQYVWILQLLRTRKNGEDLYD, via the coding sequence ATGACGGATTCTCAAAAAAATATACGTTTAACGGCTCGAGTTGGTTATGAACCTCATTTTTCATGGTCGTATTTAAAACCTCAATATTGGGGAATATGGGTTGGTATTTTACTTTTGCTGTTGTTGGCGATGATTCCTTTTCGTCTGCGCGATAAGATTGCCGGAAAACTGGGTAAATGGATTGGACGCAAAGCGTTAAAGCAACGTAAGCGGGCACAAACCAATTTGCAATTATGCTTTCCGAATTGGACGGAACAACAACGTGAACAGGTGATTGACAAAATGTTTACCGTTGTCGGACAGGTGATGTTAGGTATCGGCGAGATTGCCGTTCGTTCCAAAAAGCATTTACAAAAACGCAGCGAATTTATTGGCATTGAGCATATTCAAAAAGCGAAAGCGGAAGGGTATAACATTATTTTAATGGTACCGCACGGCTGGGCGATTGATGCCTCCGGTATTATTTTACACACTCATGGTATGCCGATGACCTCAATGTATAACCCTCATCGTAACCCGTTGGTCGATTGGCTTTGGACGATCACACGTCAGCGTTTCGGTGGAAAAATGCATGCGCGTCAGAACGGTATTAAACCTTTTTTAAATTATGTGCGCAAAGGCGAAATGGGGTATTACTTACCCGATGAAGATTTCGGTGCAGAGCAGAGTGTGTTTGTGGATTTCTTCTCAACTTATAAAGCAACTTTACCGGGCTTAAACAAAATGGCGAAACTTGCGAAAGCGGTCGTTATTCCGATGTTTCCACGTTACAACGCCGAAAGTGGAAAATATGAAATGGAAATTCACCCCGCTATGGAACTAAGCGATGATCCCGAACAATCCGCCCGTGCAATGAATGAAGAGATCGAATCTTTTGTCACGCCGACACCGGAGCAATATGTTTGGATCTTACAATTACTGAGAACCCGTAAAAACGGAGAAGATCTTTATGATTAA
- a CDS encoding LexA family protein has product MNYANTATQNETTFSYHPIPFFNDIEKRSTFSKKLDLNLYCIKRPQQTCFIRVTNPNMLAWGIEQGDMLVVEKNEMLSEGDLVVLKVENEFHVYEFIAHNNEFMFMALDSQMRNIKTKNWADLSIVGTVTNTIHQIQPKRNTLKFAA; this is encoded by the coding sequence ATGAATTACGCAAATACTGCCACTCAAAATGAGACAACGTTTTCTTATCATCCGATACCATTTTTCAACGATATCGAAAAAAGATCCACATTCAGTAAAAAACTGGATCTAAATCTCTATTGCATTAAACGTCCGCAACAAACTTGCTTTATTCGCGTAACGAATCCGAATATGCTTGCATGGGGAATTGAACAAGGCGATATGTTAGTCGTTGAAAAAAATGAGATGCTTTCGGAAGGCGATCTTGTGGTGCTTAAAGTTGAAAATGAATTTCACGTTTATGAATTCATCGCACATAACAATGAGTTTATGTTTATGGCACTTGATTCTCAAATGAGAAATATTAAAACCAAAAATTGGGCAGATTTATCAATTGTCGGCACGGTAACAAATACGATCCACCAAATTCAGCCGAAGCGTAATACGCTGAAATTTGCGGCCTAA